The sequence GTGACAGAAAGCATGTAACCGGCCCTGCGGCTCGATCTTGACCTCAGGGGTGCAGGCAAAAACAACCCCCGATGTACCCAACACTAACGATGTAACGCCGGGGACAACCGTACCGCTCCCGACCGCCCCCGCCGCCTGGTCGCCAGCGCCAGCTACAACAGGTGTCCCTATCGCTAGTCCTGTCGCCGCCGCTGCCGAATCGGTAACCTCGCCAGTGATCTCCGGCGACTCATATACCCGCGGCAGCCAATCCGCTGATACCTCCAGTTTCGCTGAAAGGCTCCGGGACCAATTGCGTGCCTTTACATCTAAAAGGGAGGTGCCGGACGCGTCGGCAACGTCGGTCGCGAAATCATCCGTCAATCGATATCGGATATAGTCCTTGGGTAATAAAATGCGGGCAATCCGGTCGTAAATATGCGGCTCGTTCTCCCGAACCCACAGCAGCTTGGGGGCGGTGAAACCCGGCAGAACTGGATTTCCGGTAATTTGGAGCAGCTGCTCCCACCCAACAGCATCGGTGATCTGACTGCATTGACTCATGGTCCGCTGGTCGTTCCACATTATACATGGACGCAGAACCCGACCGCTCTTATCCAGAAGTACAAGACCGTGCATCTGGCCGGTCAACCCGATCCCGCCGATCTCTCCGGCAGCAACTCTCGTCTTCCTGAGAACCGCTGCAAAACTATCTCTCGTAGCCTGCCACCAATCCGCCGGATCTTGCTCAGTCCAAAGGGGACGGGGCGTATACATGGGGTACTCCCTGGTCGCATTGGCTACTACCTTGCCATAGGCATCGACCAGCAGCGCCTTGGCACCGGTGGTACCTACATCCAGCCCAAGGAAATACTTCATAATACAATTCCCTCCATTATGTTAGGGCCGTGCTTCTTCCAATTTGTTTACTCAAGTTGATAATCCTCCCAGACTACACACTGCTCCCCGTATTGGGATTTCACATAATGCCAGAGCTCATCCACGTCCGAGGGGATGGACTCCAACTGCCTTGATAACCGATTGAGCCAGCTCATTTCAACCTCAGCCATCTGGAGCGCGCCCTCATTCTGGGCCCGTCGGAGCACCTTTAAGGTAAGGTCCATCGCGCGCAGGACCATCCCCAGGGGCTGGCTCTCCTCGATCAGAGCCTTTGATATCTCCAGTACGCAATCGGGGCGCAAAACATAGGCCTGGGGATCGTAGCGGGCGTCACTTTCGACCAGCCAGCGCTGAAACTGCCGGGCGGCAGGGACTCCATCAGCCAGAGCAGCGTTCATCAGACGGCAATCGTAAATCAGCTGCTCCATAGACACCGTAGGGGCTTCAGTGCTGAGAAGCCGCACATTCTGCACCGATTCATTGCTCCAGAGATCGCAACAGGCGCTCGCGATATTGCCCACGCTACTCAAATGGGCGCAGGCACTGGACTTGCCCTCCATGGAAATGGGAATCCCTACCATCGCCTTAAGATAAGGCCCCTCGTAGGCACAGTCCTTACTGGGACCTACCGCACCCTGCCGATAGGCTCCCAGGCTTCGGACAACCGATGCAACTCGTACCACCGCTGCCAGTGTCTTTGGGATCATACCCTTGCCCGCCAAGATCATGGCCGTATTGGCGAAGGCGCAGGCCGTATCTCCAGCCGGAAGGATCCCGGCTCGACGAGCAATCTCCACCATCTGCGCCCACAGGAAATCCATATCGCGCACGGCCAGAACCCCAAGCGCAAAGGCAATACCCGCCAGATCCGCCTGCACCAGGGCCTTGTCATGAAGCTCCTTCCCCCCGGTAGACTCGATAGAGAGAAGATCAGCGCCCGCCCTGGCACACAGCTCGCATGACCGCAAGGTGTGCTCGAGCAATTCACCCGAACGCATCCGGGGAGGCCGCTGGTTATCCCGCACATCCACCGGCGTAGCCCGCAGGGCTGAACGGAGGCCATACTTCTTATGAAAATCATCGAGAGCTTCAGTGAGCTGTCCGGTGATCTCCGCTCCCCATTCCGGTCGCAGGGTCATGGGCGGTAAAAGCTCAAACTCCACCACCAGCGACAGGGCCTGCAAATCGACCGCCCGTTGACACACTCCCGCAATCATCTCCGCATAGTGTTCTTGCACCGTAGTCCAGCTACCCTCATCGATGATCAGCGGGGGGAGCGTGAAGTTGATTTCGGGCAGCACCAATCCCGCCCCGATCTCTACTCCCCGTCCACACTGCACCTGCTTAGGAGACTTGCCAAAGATCAGATCAGACTGGCTGGATATGGCCAGCTCACCTAGTGAAATGGTATCAGACATTGATCGCCTTCCTCGTCCTTTATGGGAGTGAACTTCCCGCTGGATCCGAAATAATAACCTCTCTCCAAAAGGCCACCGCTCTTAACCCGAAAACCCTGCCCGCCGCATTCAGCCTCATCGCAGAGCTTCATTGCAGCACTAACCATCCGAGGACTGACTGATAGAAGCCTTTACGATGCAGCTGCGATTGCCAACCACATCCGGACGGCAGGGCTATGATCCCCGTCGCAGACATCAACGCCGCCCGGGGACTCCTTTATCAACGTGCGCTTCTACCTATGGATCAGGGATGCTTCCAGGAATTCTCACCGTCGGCAGGTATTATGATCAGCCATCCCGTTGAAAGATGCCGAGCGGCGCGGTCAGCTCATAGCCATAACTGCCAATCGGGCTAGCAAGGCAACGTGAATCGATAATTGCTCTTACAAACGCCTATCACGGTGTAAGGTATATAAGCCAGTTCTCTCGTCATTAGGAGGTAATTCCCAACAGACCCCTTACCAATGGCACTGCCTGAGCAGCGTTGTTGGCGAAACC comes from Candidatus Neomarinimicrobiota bacterium and encodes:
- the xylB gene encoding xylulokinase, with protein sequence MKYFLGLDVGTTGAKALLVDAYGKVVANATREYPMYTPRPLWTEQDPADWWQATRDSFAAVLRKTRVAAGEIGGIGLTGQMHGLVLLDKSGRVLRPCIMWNDQRTMSQCSQITDAVGWEQLLQITGNPVLPGFTAPKLLWVRENEPHIYDRIARILLPKDYIRYRLTDDFATDVADASGTSLLDVKARNWSRSLSAKLEVSADWLPRVYESPEITGEVTDSAAAATGLAIGTPVVAGAGDQAAGAVGSGTVVPGVTSLVLGTSGVVFACTPEVKIEPQGRLHAFCHAVPGAWHVMGVTLAAGGSFRWYRDVFGQEEVAAAKAQGADSYDILTAKAESVPTGSEGLLFLPYLSGERTPYADPTARGVFFGMTLRHQRPHFVRAVMEGITYSLRDCLELIDNLGLGVDQIRASGGGAASKLWRQIMADVFGKELVTLTCTEGAPYGAALLSAVGTGHFGTVEEACDATVEIATHTEPISDSVKCYEEYYALYRSLYPKLKDSFAEAATIAEKTYHE
- a CDS encoding methyltransferase MtaB domain-containing protein; this translates as MSDTISLGELAISSQSDLIFGKSPKQVQCGRGVEIGAGLVLPEINFTLPPLIIDEGSWTTVQEHYAEMIAGVCQRAVDLQALSLVVEFELLPPMTLRPEWGAEITGQLTEALDDFHKKYGLRSALRATPVDVRDNQRPPRMRSGELLEHTLRSCELCARAGADLLSIESTGGKELHDKALVQADLAGIAFALGVLAVRDMDFLWAQMVEIARRAGILPAGDTACAFANTAMILAGKGMIPKTLAAVVRVASVVRSLGAYRQGAVGPSKDCAYEGPYLKAMVGIPISMEGKSSACAHLSSVGNIASACCDLWSNESVQNVRLLSTEAPTVSMEQLIYDCRLMNAALADGVPAARQFQRWLVESDARYDPQAYVLRPDCVLEISKALIEESQPLGMVLRAMDLTLKVLRRAQNEGALQMAEVEMSWLNRLSRQLESIPSDVDELWHYVKSQYGEQCVVWEDYQLE